The genomic window ACGCGGACAAAACAAAAAGCAGAAGACATATTAGCAGAAGGAGCGGTATGGAAAGAGACGGTGAAAGATGTCGCTAAAGCGGCAGACGTCGTCATGACGATGGTCGGTGAGCCGCAAGATGTCGAGCACGTGTACTTTGGCGATGACGGCATTCTTGCACATGCAAAACGCGGGACGTATGTCATTGACTTTACGACGTCTAAGCCATCGCTTGCGGTACGCATTCACGAAGCGGCGAAAGAAAAAGGGATATTTGCTCTTGATGCACCTGTATCAGGAGGCGATATTGGCGCGCGCGACGGCACGTTGTCGATTATGGTTGGCGGCGATAAAGAAGCGTTTTCCGCATGCATGCCGCTTCTTTCCCATTTAGGAAAAAATATCGTTTGGCAAGGAGAAGCAGGAGCAGGGCAACATACGAAAATGTGCAATCAAATTGCGATTGCGACAAATATGATCGGCGTATGCGAAGCGCTCGTTTATGCGGAAAAAGCGGGATTAGATCCCGAACGGGTGTTGCGAAGCATTTCACAAGGAGCCGCATCGAGCTGGTCGCTTTCCAACTTGGCGCCAAGAATGCTTGCGGGCGATTTTGCTCCCGGTTTTTATGTGAAACATTTTATTAAAGACATGGGCATTGCGCTTGCAGAAGCGGAAACGCTCGGCTTGTCGCTTCCGGGGCTAAAGCTTGCGAAACAGTTGTATGAATCGCTTGCTGAACGGGGAGAAGAACAAAGCGGGACGCAAGCCTTATATAAATGGTATAAAGAATGGTAAAAAGGTGCTTTTAGCGAGCACCTTTTTTTATATATGACTCGATGCGATCAAGACCTTTTTGTAACGCATCCATTGAACAAGCGTATGACAAGCGAATATATCCTTCGCCGTATGTAGAAAACGCACTTCCCGGCACGACCGCTACTTTCGCTTCTTTCGCAAGCTTGAGGGCGAACTCAAATGAGGAGTGATGAAACGGTGCGATCGATGGAAAAATGTAAAACGCTCCGTTCGGCTTTTGTACGTCAAAACCGATCGATTGAAGCCGTTCATACACATAGACCATTCGTTTTTTGTATTGTTGTTTCATCTCCTCGGCATCGTTTATTCCGACCGTTAACGCTTCAAGCGCTGCTTT from Anoxybacillus gonensis includes these protein-coding regions:
- a CDS encoding NAD(P)-dependent oxidoreductase, encoding MQTIGFIGLGVMGKSMARHLLRAGYSLVVYTRTKQKAEDILAEGAVWKETVKDVAKAADVVMTMVGEPQDVEHVYFGDDGILAHAKRGTYVIDFTTSKPSLAVRIHEAAKEKGIFALDAPVSGGDIGARDGTLSIMVGGDKEAFSACMPLLSHLGKNIVWQGEAGAGQHTKMCNQIAIATNMIGVCEALVYAEKAGLDPERVLRSISQGAASSWSLSNLAPRMLAGDFAPGFYVKHFIKDMGIALAEAETLGLSLPGLKLAKQLYESLAERGEEQSGTQALYKWYKEW